The nucleotide window CCTTCATCAATTTCACAATCATTTTTTCGCATCATCCGTATTAAATCCCGTTTTATTTTTCTTCTCCGGGCCGACGTATTTTCTGCCGCGCAACTCCTCCGGCAGATATTCCTGCTCCACATGATGCCCCGGATAGTCGTGCGGATATTTATACTCCACTCCGTAGCCGTACTTTTTGGCATCGCTATAATGCGAATCTTTCAAATGGTCGGGCACGGGATACGATTTTCCCTGCCCCTGAATATCTCCCAAAGCCCGATCGATTGCAACAATCGCAGTATTATCTTTACGTGCCAGAGCCACATAAATGGCCGCCTGCGCCAGTGCAATACGCGCTTCCGGCATTCCCAGCCGGTCCACGGCTTCAGCCGCCGCGTTGGCGATCACCAGGGCTTGCGGGTCAGCGAGTCCCACATCCTCTGCTGCTGTGACCATCAAACGGCGGACGATGAATTTAGGGTCTTCCCCACCGGCGATCATTTTGGCCAGCCAGTATATAGCCGCATCGGCGTCTGACCCTCTCAGGCTTTTCTGGAAAGCCGAGGCATGATCGTAATGTTCCGTGCCTCCCTTGTCATAAAGGGTCGCCGCTTCCTGAATAATACCTTCAATCACTTCCCGGCTGACCGGAGCCGTCTCCCCTTCACCCTGGGCGTAATCCATGGCCGCTTCCAGAACATTCAGCGCGCGTCTCGCATCGCCATTGGCATGAGAGATGATGAAATCCAGCGCATCCTCTTCCAAATGAGTCGTTTCGTTGCCCAGTCCTTTTTCTTTATCCTGCAACGCCTTCTGCAAAATAGCGCGGATATCTCCCTCACTCAGGTATTTCAGCCGAAAAATCTGGCAACGGGAGCGCAGGGACGGGATCACTTCCAGAGAAGGATTTTCCGTCGTCGAGCCGATGAGCCGGACGGTGCCGTCTTCCACATAGGGAAGCACCGCATCCTGCTGGGCTTTGTTGAAGCGATGAATTTCATCGATAAATAAAATGGTCGGGCGGCGCGACGCTCGCAACATTTTTTGCGCAGTCGCAATCACTTTGCGTATATCGGCCACTCCGGCATTGACGGCGCTGATCTCGTGAAATTCACTTTTTGTGGAACGAGCTGTCAATCTTGCGATGGTGGTCTTTCCCGAACCGGGAGGCCCCCATAGGATAAACGAAAAACTGGCATTTTTTTCGATCAATCGCCGAAGTGGACGACCCTCGCCCACAAGGTGTTCCTGACCGAGAAATCCCTCCCATCCACTGGGCCGCATGCGGTTGGCAAGCGGCGACCCGGAGGCGTTCTCTGTATCTTCATATTCGGGAAATAATTCCATCATCAATATAGAAACTTAAATATCCATTTTTTTAAGGGCGCTGATTCCACGTTGAATGGGCAGGTAGGCGACTGTCAGGGAGATAATGATAATGAGCGCGTAACAAATGGGCACTTCGATTCCGCCCAGGAATTTGAGCAAAAACTTTTCGTTAAAGTGGACATACATGGGCCGCCCCACCAGCATAATGACCAGGCCAATAAAACCCAAACTGAGCGTCATGAAAAGTATGCCCCCGGTTCCCGCCGGTATTTCAGAAATATTATCATGATTGAAAGAGGGGTACATCGCCCCCAGGCCAATTCCCAAACCCACCAGTCCCAGGGTGATCAAAAATACCCCGATGATGGAAATATTCATAACATAGGCATCCACTTGAAGCAAATAGTTCGAAACGACCACCAAAAATTCCGCGATCAATAACAGGGGCGGAAAAAACATCCAGAACTTGCTCCACAGAAATTTTTTCATTTCCACCGGCGCGGTATAAATCGCCCAGATGTTTCTGCCTTCGAGACTGATGGCTGAATACGCGAACCGCGAAATCAAAGCCGACAACACAAACCCGATCAGACCGATGTTTAAAACCGATATCACATTTTTCAATACAAAATTTTCCAGCGGCAGGTTCATGATGTTGAATATGTAAACGAACACCAACGCGCACAGAATGAAGATCTGCGACCACTGCTCCGGGTCTCTCATGAATATCTTTATATCCTTTGCC belongs to Nitrospinota bacterium and includes:
- a CDS encoding replication-associated recombination protein A, producing the protein MMELFPEYEDTENASGSPLANRMRPSGWEGFLGQEHLVGEGRPLRRLIEKNASFSFILWGPPGSGKTTIARLTARSTKSEFHEISAVNAGVADIRKVIATAQKMLRASRRPTILFIDEIHRFNKAQQDAVLPYVEDGTVRLIGSTTENPSLEVIPSLRSRCQIFRLKYLSEGDIRAILQKALQDKEKGLGNETTHLEEDALDFIISHANGDARRALNVLEAAMDYAQGEGETAPVSREVIEGIIQEAATLYDKGGTEHYDHASAFQKSLRGSDADAAIYWLAKMIAGGEDPKFIVRRLMVTAAEDVGLADPQALVIANAAAEAVDRLGMPEARIALAQAAIYVALARKDNTAIVAIDRALGDIQGQGKSYPVPDHLKDSHYSDAKKYGYGVEYKYPHDYPGHHVEQEYLPEELRGRKYVGPEKKNKTGFNTDDAKK